One region of Actinomycetota bacterium genomic DNA includes:
- a CDS encoding TetR/AcrR family transcriptional regulator: protein MSRGLALEDGMIRLTREQRRQQTRARLLDAAGQVFARRGFHAATVDEVADAAGYTKGAVYSNFANKDELFLALLDQRLAAQLQQVEALYAIESSEELRAALRVQTEQEFAAARDFGVLQVEFWLYAMRNPAAQAELAKRYRQLRDRLAELITGRYARHQIAPPMPPGHLAALAIATDSGLFLQFSAEPGALPWELRADAMLQLLDPGPLGDR, encoded by the coding sequence ATGTCAAGAGGCCTGGCCCTGGAGGACGGCATGATCCGACTGACCCGGGAGCAGCGCCGGCAGCAGACCCGTGCCCGGCTGCTGGACGCCGCCGGCCAGGTGTTCGCCCGTCGCGGGTTCCATGCCGCCACGGTCGACGAGGTCGCCGACGCGGCCGGCTACACCAAGGGCGCCGTCTACTCCAACTTCGCCAACAAGGACGAGCTGTTCCTCGCCTTGCTGGACCAGCGCCTGGCCGCGCAGCTCCAGCAGGTCGAAGCGCTGTACGCCATCGAGTCGTCCGAGGAGCTGCGTGCCGCCCTCCGCGTCCAGACCGAGCAGGAGTTCGCCGCGGCGCGCGACTTCGGCGTGCTGCAGGTCGAGTTCTGGCTGTACGCCATGCGGAACCCCGCCGCCCAGGCCGAGCTCGCCAAGCGATACCGGCAGCTCCGGGACCGCCTGGCCGAGCTGATCACCGGCCGCTACGCCCGCCACCAGATCGCTCCGCCCATGCCCCCCGGGCACCTGGCCGCACTGGCGATCGCCACCGACAGCGGCCTGTTCCTCCAGTTCTCGGCCGAGCCGGGCGCGCTTCCCTGGGAGCTGCGCGCCGACGCCATGCTCCAGCTCCTGGACCCCGGTCCTCTGGGGGACCGCTGA
- a CDS encoding helix-turn-helix transcriptional regulator, with translation MTSTAAAAQHLRDLARLRRVRDRIDREYAQPLDVEALARGAHMSAGHLSRQFRLAYGESPYAYLMTRRIERAMALLRRGDLSVTEVCFAVGCSSLGTFSSRFTELVGVPPSVYRDQAARATAGMPPCVAKQVTRPVRNREAPAPSRS, from the coding sequence GTGACCAGCACAGCGGCCGCAGCACAGCACCTGCGCGACCTCGCGCGGCTGCGCCGCGTTCGCGACCGGATCGACCGCGAGTACGCGCAGCCGCTGGACGTCGAGGCGCTCGCCCGCGGCGCGCACATGTCGGCCGGGCACCTCAGCCGCCAGTTCCGGCTCGCCTACGGCGAGTCGCCGTACGCCTATCTGATGACGCGGCGCATCGAGCGCGCGATGGCGCTGCTGCGTCGTGGCGACCTCAGCGTCACGGAGGTCTGCTTCGCGGTCGGCTGCTCGTCGCTGGGCACCTTCAGCAGTCGCTTCACCGAGCTGGTCGGAGTGCCGCCCAGCGTCTATCGGGACCAGGCGGCGCGCGCGACGGCGGGGATGCCGCCGTGCGTCGCCAAACAGGTGACCAGACCGGTCAGGAATCGAGAAGCGCCGGCCCCGAGCCGCAGCTAG
- a CDS encoding VOC family protein → MDITIRETFLPHTDPDASLAFYRDTLGFEVRNDVGYKGMRWITVGPPDQPGTSIVLHPPAATPGITDDERRTILELMAKGSYFGVNLATADLDGTFAKLEASGAEVVQEPTDQPYGLRDCAFRDPAGNLIRIQELR, encoded by the coding sequence ATGGACATCACCATTCGCGAGACCTTCCTCCCGCACACCGACCCGGACGCCTCCCTGGCCTTCTACCGCGACACCCTCGGCTTCGAGGTCCGCAACGACGTCGGCTACAAGGGGATGCGCTGGATCACGGTCGGCCCCCCCGACCAGCCCGGCACCTCCATCGTCCTGCACCCGCCGGCCGCCACCCCCGGCATCACCGACGACGAGCGCCGCACCATCCTCGAGCTGATGGCCAAGGGCAGCTACTTCGGCGTCAACCTGGCCACCGCCGACCTCGACGGCACCTTCGCGAAGCTGGAGGCCAGCGGCGCCGAGGTCGTCCAGGAGCCGACCGATCAGCCGTACGGCCTCCGCGACTGCGCGTTCCGCGATCCCGCGGGCAACCTGATCCGCATCCAGGAGCTGCGCTGA